Proteins encoded within one genomic window of Prochlorococcus marinus str. MIT 9515:
- a CDS encoding MFS transporter, producing the protein MLSYGLGDAGTGLAATQFGFFLFRFFICSAGLPVLIAGSLLMLIKIWDAINDPLIGWLSDRTKSKWGPRIPWMLVAALPLGLSLAAIWWIPAGSVINKTLYYTLISIIVMTAYTSINLPFAALSTEISEKTSIRTRLNAARFTGSIIAGLTGLIIAGVVLNSKGLANNEYFLMGKISGFIAVTTTLISCWGLAPYAKKARKPSGKVEPIKLQFKRIFNNKKFLKVISLYILLWCALQLMQTVALIYVEDVLNVPSEIANWVPIPFQISALLGLQIWARVSNKLNRISAFNYGAIIWIVSCTAALFLPSLSKVSSLGDGVFLNTNNFILFIVLIIIICLIGIGASTAYLIPWSLLPDAIDEDPEKPAGLYTAWMVLIQKIGIGLSVQILGLLLYISGYQSCIVDNSSFNIIEQSSLAQLTIRLCIGFIPSLLVITGVLIMRKWDQKLLPN; encoded by the coding sequence ATGCTCTCTTATGGACTTGGAGATGCTGGTACAGGCTTAGCAGCCACACAATTTGGATTCTTTCTCTTTAGGTTCTTTATTTGTTCGGCAGGTTTACCAGTTTTAATTGCGGGTTCATTATTAATGTTGATAAAGATATGGGATGCGATAAATGATCCATTAATTGGATGGTTAAGTGATAGGACAAAATCTAAATGGGGACCAAGAATACCTTGGATGCTTGTTGCAGCTTTACCTCTTGGGCTTTCTTTAGCGGCAATATGGTGGATACCTGCAGGTTCTGTCATAAACAAAACACTTTATTATACTTTAATTTCAATAATCGTAATGACTGCTTATACAAGCATCAATCTTCCTTTCGCCGCTTTATCTACTGAAATTTCAGAAAAAACTTCAATCAGAACTAGATTAAATGCCGCGAGATTTACTGGATCAATAATAGCTGGTTTAACTGGATTAATAATAGCTGGAGTGGTTTTAAATTCAAAAGGATTGGCTAATAACGAATATTTCTTAATGGGTAAAATCAGTGGGTTTATAGCGGTAACAACAACCTTAATATCTTGTTGGGGATTAGCTCCATATGCCAAAAAAGCTAGGAAACCATCTGGGAAGGTCGAACCAATTAAACTCCAATTTAAAAGAATATTTAATAATAAAAAATTTCTCAAAGTGATTTCTTTATATATTTTACTTTGGTGCGCCTTACAGTTAATGCAAACAGTTGCCTTAATTTATGTAGAAGATGTACTGAATGTGCCTTCAGAAATTGCTAACTGGGTTCCAATACCCTTCCAAATAAGTGCATTATTAGGATTACAAATATGGGCAAGAGTTTCAAATAAATTAAACAGAATTTCAGCTTTTAACTATGGGGCAATTATTTGGATAGTTTCATGTACAGCAGCATTATTTTTACCTTCTTTATCCAAAGTTTCATCTTTGGGAGATGGTGTATTTCTAAATACTAATAACTTTATTCTATTTATAGTTTTAATTATCATTATTTGTCTAATTGGTATAGGTGCTTCAACTGCTTACCTAATTCCATGGTCACTTCTTCCTGATGCGATAGATGAAGATCCAGAAAAACCAGCAGGACTATATACCGCTTGGATGGTTCTTATTCAGAAAATTGGTATTGGTCTAAGTGTTCAAATACTAGGCTTATTACTATACATATCTGGTTATCAATCATGCATTGTCGACAATTCCAGTTTTAATATTATTGAACAATCATCTTTAGCTCAATTAACCATAAGATTATGCATTGGTTTTATACCTTCTTTATTAGTAATTACTGGAGTACTTATAATGCGAAAATGGGATCAAAAATTATTGCCCAACTAA
- a CDS encoding MlaE family ABC transporter permease gives MYYPKFFKRLVNSLIIGGQAINYIFKGKISKNDLFEQLMESGPGSLLIVLITGVAAGTVFNIQVASQLTSMGVSSEIGGLLAVGMAREMAPLLTATLMTGKVATAYAAQLGTMKVTEQIEAITMLRTEPIQYLVVPRLLSMIIMSPIQCLLFLSVALWSGQIWSTIFYNVPPSVFWTSVRSGNVSLSSSDLSSMIIKSVVFGLLISIIACGYGLTTKGGPKEVGTSTTGAVVMTLVTVSLMDVVLTQILFG, from the coding sequence ATGTATTATCCAAAATTTTTTAAAAGACTTGTAAACAGCCTCATAATTGGAGGGCAAGCAATTAATTATATTTTCAAAGGGAAAATTTCCAAAAATGACCTTTTTGAACAACTGATGGAATCAGGCCCTGGAAGTTTATTAATTGTATTAATAACAGGTGTCGCTGCTGGTACAGTTTTTAATATTCAAGTCGCTTCTCAGTTAACAAGCATGGGGGTTTCAAGTGAAATAGGCGGCTTGCTAGCTGTAGGAATGGCAAGAGAAATGGCTCCTCTTCTAACAGCCACTTTAATGACAGGCAAAGTAGCCACTGCCTATGCAGCCCAACTTGGAACCATGAAAGTTACTGAACAAATAGAAGCTATAACAATGTTAAGAACTGAACCAATTCAATATTTAGTAGTTCCAAGATTACTTTCCATGATAATTATGTCACCAATACAATGTCTTTTATTTTTATCAGTTGCTTTATGGAGTGGCCAAATCTGGAGCACAATTTTTTATAACGTTCCCCCCTCAGTTTTTTGGACTTCTGTACGTTCTGGTAATGTAAGTTTAAGCAGTTCAGACTTATCCTCTATGATAATAAAATCCGTAGTATTCGGATTATTAATATCAATTATTGCTTGTGGATATGGCCTTACTACAAAAGGAGGACCCAAAGAAGTCGGGACAAGTACAACAGGTGCAGTTGTAATGACTCTTGTTACTGTATCTTTAATGGATGTAGTACTAACACAAATATTATTTGGATAA
- the pyrF gene encoding orotidine-5'-phosphate decarboxylase, translated as MNKINLEDKIILAIDGLNIQEAKLFLERCPNIKWVKVGLELFTREGPNVIKFLKDLNKKIFLDLKFHDIPNTMEAACYEVSKLGVDIISVHASSGYKALTSSKNASLDGANLASVNPPNIVGITVLTSFSSEEFRNDLDRKNSIEENVVRLAKLCFDAGLDGCVCSPWEAKRLRSIYKNNFELITPGIRTKTQNKDDQNRIMTPYEALKNGASRLVIGRAISKAKDPNKVFLDICNSIY; from the coding sequence ATGAACAAAATTAATTTAGAAGATAAAATAATATTAGCTATTGACGGATTAAATATTCAAGAAGCAAAATTATTTCTTGAGAGATGTCCCAATATTAAATGGGTAAAAGTTGGATTAGAACTGTTTACAAGGGAAGGCCCTAATGTAATAAAATTTTTGAAAGATTTAAATAAAAAAATTTTTTTAGATCTTAAATTTCACGATATTCCAAATACTATGGAGGCTGCTTGTTATGAGGTTTCCAAATTAGGAGTTGATATTATATCTGTTCACGCTTCTTCAGGTTATAAAGCACTCACCTCATCAAAAAATGCATCTTTAGATGGAGCAAATTTAGCTAGTGTGAATCCTCCCAATATTGTAGGTATAACTGTTTTAACTAGTTTCTCTAGTGAAGAATTTAGAAATGATCTTGATAGGAAGAACTCTATTGAAGAGAATGTTGTTAGGCTCGCAAAATTATGTTTTGATGCAGGATTAGATGGATGCGTTTGTTCCCCATGGGAGGCAAAAAGATTGAGATCAATTTATAAAAATAATTTCGAGTTGATTACACCTGGTATAAGAACTAAGACTCAAAATAAAGATGATCAGAATAGAATAATGACTCCCTATGAAGCGTTAAAAAATGGAGCTTCTAGATTGGTTATTGGAAGAGCTATTTCAAAAGCTAAAGATCCTAATAAGGTTTTTTTAGATATCTGTAATTCTATTTATTAA
- the plsY gene encoding glycerol-3-phosphate 1-O-acyltransferase PlsY — protein MTIIIIVLSYFLGSIPTGFLFGKFLKNIDLRLIGSGSTGATNVLRNVGKWPAFFVFIIDVGKGLLAVKLSQSYTNQHLFEVLAGISAVSGHIWPIWLKGKGGKAVATGLGMFIALSWKVGFASLGIFLIILSKSKIVSLSSILAAFFLPLFMFLDIGVTNHPYFLISLVVSILVILKHRTNIRRLIKGEESKINSLNK, from the coding sequence ATGACAATTATTATTATCGTTCTCAGTTATTTTTTAGGATCAATTCCAACAGGATTTTTATTTGGAAAATTTCTAAAAAATATAGATTTAAGACTTATTGGGTCTGGATCTACAGGAGCAACTAATGTTTTAAGAAACGTGGGCAAATGGCCTGCTTTTTTCGTTTTTATTATTGATGTAGGCAAAGGTCTTCTTGCGGTGAAACTTTCTCAAAGTTATACAAATCAACACTTATTTGAAGTTTTGGCAGGAATTTCTGCTGTTTCCGGACATATATGGCCAATATGGTTAAAAGGAAAAGGTGGTAAGGCTGTAGCCACTGGATTAGGAATGTTTATCGCTCTTTCATGGAAGGTAGGATTTGCATCTTTGGGAATTTTTTTAATAATTCTTTCAAAATCTAAGATAGTCTCTTTATCAAGTATTTTAGCTGCATTTTTTTTACCGCTTTTCATGTTTTTGGATATCGGAGTAACTAATCATCCTTACTTCTTAATTAGTTTAGTTGTATCAATATTAGTTATTTTGAAGCATAGAACAAATATCAGACGTCTTATTAAAGGAGAAGAATCAAAGATTAATAGCCTTAATAAATAG
- a CDS encoding HU family DNA-binding protein, with amino-acid sequence MNKADLVNLVAARTELTKTDVSLVVDAAIETIVDSVVEGKKVSILGFGSFEPRDRSARQGLNPKTGEKIAIPAKRVPTFSAGKLFKDRVQG; translated from the coding sequence ATGAACAAAGCTGATTTAGTAAATCTTGTAGCTGCTCGTACTGAGCTCACAAAAACAGATGTATCTTTAGTTGTTGATGCAGCTATTGAAACGATTGTTGATTCAGTAGTGGAAGGCAAAAAAGTCTCCATACTAGGATTTGGTTCTTTTGAACCAAGGGACCGCTCTGCTAGACAGGGCTTAAACCCAAAGACAGGTGAAAAAATAGCGATTCCTGCTAAAAGAGTTCCAACATTTTCAGCAGGAAAACTTTTTAAGGATAGAGTTCAAGGCTAA
- a CDS encoding DUF3119 family protein, which translates to MFNTKSKMQEPVTISPSFQLPIILIILSFMLLFLNIGYWPTIVFASFSFFLLLQSFTLRIKITDEDFVVLQLGKEIRTFPFKNWISWKFFFPIIPGIFYFREKSSPHLLPILFNPQQLKSELIKKVESLEIKNLEN; encoded by the coding sequence ATGTTTAATACTAAATCAAAGATGCAAGAACCAGTAACAATCTCACCATCATTTCAATTACCAATAATCCTTATAATTTTGAGTTTTATGCTCCTATTTCTAAATATTGGTTATTGGCCAACAATAGTATTTGCTTCGTTTAGCTTTTTTTTACTGCTTCAATCATTCACCTTAAGAATAAAAATTACGGATGAAGATTTCGTTGTTTTGCAACTAGGAAAAGAAATTAGGACATTTCCATTTAAAAATTGGATCTCTTGGAAATTCTTTTTCCCCATAATCCCTGGTATTTTTTACTTTAGAGAAAAGTCTAGTCCTCATTTATTACCTATACTATTTAATCCACAACAATTAAAAAGTGAACTTATAAAGAAAGTTGAATCTCTGGAAATTAAAAACCTTGAAAACTAA
- a CDS encoding leucyl aminopeptidase codes for MQFSNFQQDLNTWQGSILIFGIVEEDLKSQLEKISCIIDSKLLLEKINQKKFIGEKGKILNFDFFDQKLQSLKIIGLGKGKNININDIKNLLADVIRKNDDKDEKVSIMFPWNLINSPEEIRSLGESARLSAYKDNRFNSKKDDKKVLKEIEFLNLNKFENINFNETEYICEGVELARRLVAAPPNSLTPLEMSRQASIIAKEHGLEIKILDRKECEDLGMGAYLAVAKGSDLEPKFIHLTLKSKSPIKEKIALVGKGLTFDSGGYNLKVGASQIEMMKYDMGGSASVLGAAKALGAIKPDGLEIHFIVAACENMINGSAVHPGDVIKASNGKTIEINNTDAEGRLTLADALTYASNLKPDSIIDLATLTGAIVVALGNDVAGFWTNNHLMAEDLKIASSQAGEALWQMPLQKSYKDGLKSHIADMKNTGPRAGGSITAALFLEEFFDNKIKWAHIDIAGTCWTDKSKGINPLGATGFGVKTLVQWIKNKRQDNK; via the coding sequence ATGCAATTTTCAAATTTCCAACAAGATCTTAATACTTGGCAAGGTTCTATTTTAATATTTGGAATTGTTGAAGAGGATCTTAAGAGCCAATTAGAAAAAATTTCTTGCATTATTGATTCAAAGTTGTTATTGGAAAAAATTAATCAAAAAAAATTCATAGGAGAAAAGGGAAAGATCTTAAACTTCGATTTTTTTGATCAAAAATTACAATCTCTGAAGATTATTGGTCTTGGTAAAGGAAAAAATATAAATATTAATGATATAAAAAATTTATTAGCAGACGTCATAAGAAAAAACGATGATAAAGATGAAAAAGTTAGTATCATGTTTCCTTGGAATTTAATAAATTCTCCAGAAGAAATTAGATCTTTGGGAGAATCAGCAAGATTATCAGCCTATAAAGATAATCGATTTAATAGCAAAAAGGATGATAAAAAAGTTCTAAAGGAAATTGAATTTTTGAATTTAAATAAATTTGAAAATATAAACTTCAATGAGACAGAATATATTTGTGAAGGTGTTGAGCTTGCAAGGAGGCTGGTGGCTGCCCCCCCAAATAGTCTTACTCCACTAGAAATGTCTAGACAAGCATCAATAATAGCTAAAGAACATGGTTTAGAAATTAAAATCCTCGATAGAAAAGAATGTGAAGATTTAGGAATGGGTGCATATTTAGCAGTAGCTAAAGGTTCTGATTTAGAACCTAAATTTATTCACTTAACTTTAAAGTCAAAAAGTCCCATAAAAGAAAAGATTGCATTAGTGGGAAAAGGTTTAACCTTTGACTCAGGAGGATACAACCTAAAAGTTGGAGCTTCTCAAATTGAAATGATGAAATATGATATGGGTGGTAGCGCGTCGGTTTTAGGAGCCGCCAAAGCACTCGGGGCTATAAAGCCAGACGGATTAGAAATACATTTCATTGTGGCAGCTTGCGAGAATATGATCAATGGATCCGCTGTTCATCCAGGGGACGTAATAAAAGCTTCAAATGGCAAGACAATTGAGATTAACAATACTGATGCTGAGGGTAGGCTTACATTGGCCGATGCATTAACCTATGCCTCAAATTTAAAACCTGATTCAATAATTGATCTTGCTACTTTGACTGGAGCTATTGTTGTCGCATTAGGAAATGATGTAGCTGGTTTTTGGACCAACAACCATTTGATGGCAGAGGACTTAAAAATAGCATCATCCCAAGCTGGAGAAGCATTGTGGCAAATGCCTTTACAAAAATCTTATAAGGATGGTCTTAAGTCTCATATTGCCGACATGAAAAATACTGGGCCAAGGGCAGGCGGATCAATAACTGCTGCATTATTTCTAGAAGAATTTTTTGATAACAAAATAAAATGGGCTCACATAGACATAGCTGGAACTTGTTGGACTGACAAAAGTAAAGGAATTAACCCCTTAGGAGCTACAGGATTCGGAGTTAAAACTTTAGTCCAATGGATTAAAAATAAACGTCAAGATAATAAATAA
- a CDS encoding glycogen debranching protein, translating to MNDIKLGNPLPLGSSITSKGVNFSLIATNAEYIEILVFEKEDSVAPKAIFKLDQNHKTGPYWHAEINDLKEGSIYAFRIKQKVNEPNKDYSKTVLIDPCSRGITGWSKYSRKNALNNFDNMDSCLKSVVCDRKVFNFKNFPRPKHSWEETIIYELHIKAFTQSSNEDESCFKKFLKKIPYLKELGITSIELLPVFCFDPNDAPNGLENFWGYSPINWFTPHFQYLSNKSAEQNREEFRKFVEECHKENIEVILDVVYNHTSEGDSGGPAISWKGIDENLYYFIDKDKNYQDVTGCGNTIAANRGLVRKLIIESLKCWANEFGVDGFRFDLGIALSRGEDLVPLDNPPIFEDIECEPELADIKLISEPWDCGGLYKLNNFPSKKTFTWNGHFRDDLRRFWRGDKDSAWNMSDKIKGSPSHYKENISFPKSINFITSHDGFTLKDLVSFNKKHNFANKEQNRDGDNHNNSWNHGVEGPTSNLFIKKLRKRQQKNFLLSLLISKGVPMILMGDEIGRSQGGNNNSWCQNNSLGWMNWDESQQDLELLTYLKYLIKIRKKFIKFFNPISPQNRKDIDNLVNYYWHGAKLESPDWSSWSHTIAFSMNKGKNNPLIWAGLNAYTKSIDFHLPESKSKWLKVVDTNESGTIMPIPLEHKSITVENRSSVLIISEEVFGTKNIIF from the coding sequence GTGAATGATATAAAGCTTGGGAACCCATTGCCTCTAGGAAGTTCAATAACATCAAAAGGAGTCAATTTCTCTTTAATAGCTACAAACGCAGAATATATAGAAATTTTAGTATTTGAGAAAGAAGATTCAGTTGCTCCAAAAGCAATCTTCAAATTAGATCAAAATCATAAGACTGGGCCTTACTGGCATGCGGAAATAAACGATCTCAAGGAAGGATCTATCTACGCCTTCAGAATAAAGCAGAAGGTAAACGAGCCTAATAAAGATTATTCTAAAACAGTTTTAATTGATCCTTGTTCAAGAGGCATTACAGGATGGAGTAAATACTCTAGAAAAAATGCGCTAAATAATTTTGATAACATGGATTCATGTCTCAAAAGTGTTGTTTGTGATAGGAAAGTTTTTAATTTTAAAAATTTCCCTAGACCAAAACACTCTTGGGAAGAAACAATAATTTATGAGCTCCATATCAAAGCATTTACTCAATCCTCTAATGAAGATGAAAGTTGCTTTAAAAAATTTTTAAAAAAAATTCCATATCTAAAAGAACTTGGCATAACAAGTATTGAATTACTTCCAGTATTTTGTTTTGACCCAAATGATGCTCCTAATGGATTAGAAAATTTTTGGGGTTATAGTCCTATTAACTGGTTTACTCCTCATTTTCAATATCTTTCAAATAAATCTGCCGAACAAAATAGAGAAGAATTTAGAAAATTTGTGGAAGAATGCCATAAAGAAAATATTGAGGTTATTTTAGATGTGGTATACAACCATACCTCTGAAGGCGATTCCGGGGGGCCAGCAATATCTTGGAAAGGAATAGATGAAAATCTTTACTATTTCATCGATAAAGATAAAAATTATCAGGATGTTACTGGTTGTGGCAATACAATTGCAGCAAATAGAGGGTTAGTTAGAAAATTAATAATAGAGTCATTAAAGTGCTGGGCAAATGAATTTGGCGTTGATGGTTTTAGATTTGATTTAGGAATTGCCTTATCTAGAGGAGAAGATCTTGTCCCACTTGATAATCCACCAATTTTTGAAGATATTGAATGTGAGCCTGAACTTGCCGATATAAAACTAATTAGTGAGCCTTGGGATTGTGGAGGATTATACAAATTAAATAATTTCCCTTCAAAGAAAACGTTTACATGGAACGGTCATTTCAGAGATGATTTAAGAAGATTTTGGAGAGGGGATAAAGATTCGGCTTGGAATATGAGTGACAAAATCAAAGGCAGTCCATCACATTACAAAGAGAATATTTCTTTCCCAAAGTCTATTAATTTCATAACTTCTCACGATGGATTTACACTAAAAGATTTAGTTTCTTTTAATAAAAAGCATAATTTTGCAAATAAAGAACAAAATAGAGATGGAGATAACCACAACAATTCATGGAATCATGGAGTGGAAGGACCTACATCAAACTTATTTATTAAAAAATTAAGAAAGCGGCAACAAAAAAATTTCCTTTTAAGTTTATTAATCTCAAAAGGAGTCCCTATGATACTAATGGGTGATGAAATCGGAAGATCTCAGGGCGGTAATAACAATTCTTGGTGCCAAAATAATTCCTTGGGTTGGATGAATTGGGATGAAAGCCAACAAGATTTAGAGTTATTAACTTATCTTAAATATCTAATAAAAATCAGAAAAAAATTTATTAAATTTTTTAATCCTATCTCTCCACAAAATAGAAAAGATATTGATAATTTAGTTAATTACTACTGGCATGGTGCAAAGTTAGAAAGCCCAGATTGGAGTAGCTGGTCACATACAATTGCTTTTAGTATGAATAAAGGTAAAAATAATCCTTTAATATGGGCAGGCCTAAATGCATATACAAAAAGTATTGATTTTCACCTGCCAGAATCTAAAAGCAAATGGCTTAAAGTTGTTGATACTAACGAGTCTGGAACTATCATGCCTATTCCCCTAGAACATAAATCTATTACAGTAGAAAATAGGAGCTCTGTATTAATTATTTCAGAAGAAGTATTTGGAACAAAAAATATTATATTCTAA
- a CDS encoding DUF3086 domain-containing protein, whose amino-acid sequence MTNTKVSNNNPEKEPIINKSITKTNADPNIKNKTTQSRKVDSVSKKSNKSLDDISNEIFSELISKKISLLREIKELETKKNELDKEIESNFKGQSDNIAKRVKGFQEYLTGSLQNLSQNVEKLELVSQPIVVKPSPLDEKKEVSNKNEFISIPALSETFKPDEKIIRNCLSTFTEQPDFYSEPWKLRRSLDSSDIEVMNDWFFNMGGRGSLESRGSRQKNALLSAGLIAILGELYGDQFQTLILASEPERLGEWRRILQDSLGLTRDDFGPNSGIVLFERSEGVIERADRLEANEELPFIIVDAAETSVEIPILQFPLWLAFEGSNDEIYDDLELN is encoded by the coding sequence ATGACTAATACCAAAGTTTCTAATAATAATCCTGAAAAGGAACCAATAATTAATAAATCGATTACAAAAACAAATGCTGATCCAAATATCAAAAATAAAACGACTCAAAGTAGAAAGGTTGATTCGGTAAGCAAAAAAAGCAATAAATCTCTAGATGATATTTCTAATGAAATCTTTAGCGAGCTTATTTCAAAAAAAATCTCTTTACTTAGAGAAATAAAAGAGTTAGAAACAAAAAAAAATGAATTAGACAAAGAAATAGAATCAAATTTTAAGGGGCAATCAGATAATATAGCCAAAAGAGTAAAGGGATTCCAAGAATATTTAACCGGCTCTTTACAGAACCTCTCACAAAATGTTGAAAAACTGGAATTAGTATCACAACCGATAGTTGTTAAGCCTTCTCCTCTTGATGAGAAAAAAGAAGTTTCAAACAAAAATGAATTTATTAGTATTCCTGCTTTATCTGAAACATTTAAACCCGATGAAAAAATAATTAGAAATTGTTTATCAACTTTTACTGAACAGCCTGATTTTTATTCAGAACCTTGGAAATTAAGACGAAGCCTTGATTCCTCAGATATAGAAGTAATGAACGATTGGTTCTTTAATATGGGTGGGAGAGGTTCATTAGAAAGTAGAGGTTCAAGACAAAAAAATGCTTTATTGTCTGCTGGATTAATAGCTATTCTTGGTGAATTATATGGCGATCAGTTTCAGACTTTAATTTTAGCTTCTGAACCTGAAAGATTAGGAGAATGGAGAAGAATTTTACAAGATTCCTTGGGTCTTACAAGAGATGATTTTGGACCTAATAGTGGCATTGTCCTTTTTGAGAGGTCTGAAGGCGTTATTGAAAGAGCTGATAGATTAGAGGCCAATGAGGAATTACCATTCATTATTGTCGATGCCGCTGAAACATCTGTAGAAATTCCAATTCTTCAATTTCCATTATGGCTTGCCTTTGAGGGCTCAAATGATGAAATATATGATGATCTAGAACTAAACTAA
- a CDS encoding DUF1825 family protein, translated as MSFFESDIVQEEAKKLFTDYQELMKLGSDYGKFDREGKKMFIKKMESLMERYKVFMKRFELSEDFQAKMTVEQLKTQLSQFGITPDQMFDQMNKTLIRMKEELDKSS; from the coding sequence ATGAGCTTTTTCGAGTCAGATATAGTTCAAGAAGAAGCTAAAAAGCTTTTTACAGATTATCAAGAACTGATGAAACTTGGTTCTGATTATGGAAAATTTGATAGAGAAGGAAAAAAAATGTTTATAAAAAAAATGGAATCACTTATGGAGCGTTATAAAGTTTTTATGAAAAGATTTGAATTATCAGAAGATTTTCAAGCTAAAATGACTGTAGAACAATTAAAAACACAATTAAGTCAATTTGGTATTACTCCTGATCAAATGTTTGATCAAATGAACAAAACATTGATAAGAATGAAGGAAGAGCTTGATAAGTCTTCTTAA
- the tyrS gene encoding tyrosine--tRNA ligase, whose translation MVDKFELPKWLTRGIEESFPLKNFDQTLAYKIDEANKNKKKLRVKLGIDPTGTDIHLGHSILFRKLRAFQDNGHVAVLIIGDFTAQIGDPTGKNKTRVQLSEEEVKENSKTYLNQLGMGKSSDKSILDFESEDRIEIRYNSEWLKNLDLNSIIELMGRSTVSQMLAKEEFNKRYNDQTPIALHEFLYPLLQGYDSVIVNSDIELGGTDQKFNIAIGRDLQRHFKKEPQYGILLPILTGLDGIKKMSKSEFNTVGLSEDSLSMYSKLEKVPDQLIPSYFELLTELDLSFIKETNPRDLQRLMALEVTSLYHGKKEALKAQSNCEKIFLGLKEKVGDIPIISLKEIVFPVKLFYLLSSLNLFKSSSESKRSIKGGGVKIDSNKLVNPDLVFDSKEALKGKILQIGKKIIKRFEN comes from the coding sequence ATGGTAGATAAATTTGAATTGCCAAAATGGCTCACGAGGGGAATAGAAGAATCATTCCCACTCAAAAACTTTGATCAAACACTTGCATATAAAATTGATGAGGCAAATAAAAATAAAAAAAAATTAAGAGTAAAACTTGGTATTGATCCAACTGGAACTGATATTCATCTTGGTCATAGCATTTTATTCAGAAAACTTAGAGCATTCCAAGATAATGGTCATGTAGCGGTACTAATAATTGGAGATTTTACTGCACAAATAGGAGATCCAACAGGAAAAAACAAAACAAGAGTTCAATTATCCGAAGAAGAGGTTAAAGAAAACTCAAAAACTTATTTGAATCAACTTGGTATGGGTAAATCTTCTGATAAATCTATTTTGGATTTTGAATCAGAAGATAGGATAGAAATTAGATACAATAGCGAATGGTTAAAAAATCTAGACCTTAATTCAATTATTGAACTAATGGGAAGATCTACAGTTAGCCAAATGCTTGCTAAGGAAGAATTTAATAAAAGATATAACGATCAAACCCCAATTGCATTACATGAATTTCTATACCCATTACTACAAGGCTATGATTCAGTGATCGTGAATTCGGATATTGAACTAGGTGGAACTGATCAGAAATTTAATATTGCCATAGGAAGGGATTTGCAAAGGCACTTTAAAAAAGAACCTCAATATGGAATATTGCTACCGATTTTAACTGGCTTAGATGGAATTAAAAAAATGAGTAAATCAGAATTCAATACTGTTGGCTTGAGCGAGGATTCACTATCTATGTATTCAAAATTAGAAAAAGTACCTGATCAACTTATTCCATCATATTTCGAATTGCTTACAGAATTAGATTTAAGTTTCATTAAAGAAACCAATCCTCGAGATTTACAAAGACTTATGGCTTTGGAAGTTACATCTTTGTACCATGGGAAGAAAGAAGCATTAAAAGCACAATCTAATTGTGAAAAAATTTTTCTAGGCCTTAAAGAAAAAGTTGGAGATATTCCAATAATTTCTTTAAAAGAGATAGTATTTCCTGTAAAGCTTTTTTATTTGCTTAGCTCATTAAATTTATTTAAATCAAGCAGTGAATCAAAAAGATCTATTAAAGGTGGTGGTGTGAAAATTGATAGTAATAAATTAGTAAATCCAGACCTTGTTTTTGATTCGAAAGAAGCTTTAAAAGGTAAAATTTTGCAAATTGGCAAAAAAATAATTAAAAGATTTGAGAATTGA